A genomic stretch from Echeneis naucrates chromosome 6, fEcheNa1.1, whole genome shotgun sequence includes:
- the LOC115045166 gene encoding metaxin-1-like yields MAAPDELFCWEGDWGLPSVSTDCLVVLAYAQFAGAPLKHHQISNPWKSPSGSLPVLRTNQKDALSRPSDIIIHLRKQKYNADFDLSAKEGADSLAFISLMEEKLAPALIYMFWVEPKNYVDVTRRWYAEHMPFPLNFFLPGRMQRQQLEKLRLLRGDDSLEAGEELEKELYRDAAECMNLLSQRLGSHKFFFGDSPSSLDAYVFGHLAPVLKSKLPNGKLQQHLKSLDNLANFCTNILLLYFPRDGRESSSSQKMSPQPEAGDFDHVPNKRQKQFLSALVALGAMLSYALLTGMVSIQHVQQEALEEPPDVQPIGPNDHEEEG; encoded by the exons ATGGCGGCACCAGACGAGTTATTCTGCTGGGAAGGAGACTGGGGCTTACCGTCCGTCAGCACCGACTGCCTGGTGGTCCTG GCCTACGCTCAGTTTGCTGGAGCTCctttgaaacatcatcagaTCTCCAATCCCTGGAAGAGTCCGAGTG gttcacttcctgttttgaggACCAATCAGAAAGATGCTCTGTCCAGGCcctctgacatcatcatccACCTGAGGAAGCAG aaataCAATGCAGACTTTGACCTTTCGGCAAAGGAAGGCGCCGACAGCTTGGCCTTCATCTCCCTGATGGAGGAGAAACTGGCGCCTGCTCTG ATCTACATGTTCTGGGTTGAGCCGAAGAACTACGTGGATGTGACTCGACGCTGGTACGCTGAGCACATGCCGTTCCCACTGAACTTCTTCCTGCCTGGACGAATGCAGCGCCAGCAGTTGGAAAAGCTTCGGCTGCTGCGAGGAGATGATAGTCTGGAGGCtggagaggagctggagaaggag ttgtaCCGTGACGCTGCAGAGTGTATGAACCTCCTGTCTCAGAGACTCGGCTCACACAAGTTCTTCTTTGGAGACTC GCCTTCGTCTCTGGACGCCTACGTGTTTGGTCACTTGGCGCCCGTCCTGAAGTCCAAACTGCCCAATGggaaactgcagcagcatctgAAGTCCTTGGACAACCTCGCCAACTTCTGTACCAACATTCTGCTGCTCTACTTCCCTCGGGATGGCCGAG agagcaGCTCCAGTCAGAAGATGTCACCTCAGCCTGAAGCCGGAGATTTCGACCACGTCCCCAACAAGCGGCAGAAGCAGTTCCTGTCGGCTCTGGTGGCTCTTGGCGCCATGCTGAGCTACGCCCTCCTGACCGGCATGGTGTCCATCCAGCATGTCCAGCAGGAGGCGCTTGAGGAACCGCCAGACGTGCAGCCCATTGGGCCAAATGACCACGAGGAGGAAGGCTGA